Proteins encoded within one genomic window of Chloroflexota bacterium:
- a CDS encoding ABC transporter permease, with translation MRGNPNMALGLFILVLALLMAIFAPLISTDDPQALDPVNRLKGPSGEAFFGTDSVGRDVFSRTIYGSRLSLAIGASVTIATIFIGVVIGIVAGYYKMVDNIVMRFMDGLMAFPSFLLAIALVALLGASFQNVVIALSVVETPRVVRIVRGSVLSLRERQYVEGALAVGARPLRILATHIFPNLVAPLTVQATYVFALAILVEAGLSFLGAGVPPYIPSWGNMMGDAKLFMQLAVWTIFFPGLFLSLTVLGANLLGDGLRDTLDPRLRGTG, from the coding sequence ATGCGGGGCAACCCGAACATGGCGCTCGGTCTGTTCATCCTCGTGCTCGCGCTGCTGATGGCGATATTCGCACCGTTGATTTCCACCGACGATCCACAGGCGCTCGACCCTGTCAACCGGCTGAAAGGTCCGTCCGGCGAAGCGTTCTTCGGCACGGACAGCGTCGGGCGCGATGTGTTCTCGCGCACGATATACGGCAGCCGGTTGTCCCTGGCAATCGGAGCGTCCGTCACCATCGCGACAATATTCATCGGCGTGGTGATCGGCATCGTCGCGGGCTATTACAAGATGGTGGACAACATCGTGATGCGCTTCATGGACGGGCTGATGGCGTTCCCGTCGTTCCTACTGGCGATAGCGTTGGTAGCATTGCTTGGAGCGAGCTTCCAGAATGTTGTGATAGCGCTGTCCGTAGTGGAAACGCCGCGCGTCGTGCGCATCGTGCGCGGCTCTGTGTTAAGCCTACGAGAGCGGCAATATGTCGAAGGTGCGCTGGCAGTAGGCGCTAGACCGCTGCGAATCCTAGCAACACACATCTTCCCAAACCTAGTCGCGCCGCTGACCGTGCAAGCGACCTACGTCTTCGCGCTCGCGATTCTCGTCGAAGCGGGGCTAAGCTTCCTTGGCGCGGGCGTGCCACCGTACATCCCCAGCTGGGGCAACATGATGGGCGACGCCAAGCTGTTCATGCAACTAGCAGTCTGGACGATCTTCTTCCCGGGGCTGTTCCTATCTCTAACCGTCCTAGGCGCAAATCTGCTAGGCGACGGACTGAGAGACACTCTGGACCCACGACTGCGCGGCACGGGGTAA
- a CDS encoding phosphotriesterase-related protein, producing MPSTELRGFAQTVLGTINPSELGPTTTHEHLYIDFSFMYRPPQDALTDLADAPIAMENLGWIRHNHYSNHANLQLMDVDTAISEAALYKNVGGGTIVDVTTIGIGRNATALERISREAGVHVVMGAGFYVDAVLPDDMHQRTVDIVAQRIIDDIRNGVDGTGIRAGIIGEIGCSWPLTDNERLSLRASALAQQETGAAISIHPGRHPDAPAEILQALADGGADIERVVIGHLDRTIFDMERLRAVAASGCYLEWDLFGSEGSYYPLADLDMPSDAQRLGYIKRMCDEGYATKIVVGQDICTNHRLARYGGHGYGHILENIVPRMRRKGFAEDDIDAITVRNPADVLTFV from the coding sequence ATGCCATCCACCGAACTTCGAGGTTTCGCGCAGACTGTTCTGGGAACGATCAACCCTTCCGAACTGGGACCGACGACCACGCACGAGCATCTGTACATCGACTTTTCCTTTATGTATAGGCCGCCGCAAGACGCACTGACTGATCTTGCGGATGCGCCAATTGCTATGGAAAATCTCGGCTGGATTCGACACAACCACTATAGTAACCACGCAAACTTGCAGCTGATGGATGTGGACACGGCAATCTCGGAGGCGGCGCTGTACAAGAACGTGGGAGGCGGCACAATTGTCGATGTGACCACGATTGGCATTGGAAGGAACGCTACCGCATTAGAGCGAATCTCGCGCGAAGCCGGCGTGCATGTGGTCATGGGTGCGGGCTTCTATGTCGATGCCGTGCTGCCCGACGACATGCACCAGCGCACTGTGGATATTGTCGCGCAGCGCATCATCGACGACATCCGCAACGGTGTGGACGGCACGGGCATAAGGGCTGGCATCATCGGCGAGATCGGCTGCTCTTGGCCTCTGACTGACAACGAGCGACTGTCTCTACGGGCGTCTGCGCTGGCGCAGCAGGAAACGGGCGCCGCGATTTCGATTCACCCGGGCCGACACCCGGACGCGCCAGCCGAAATACTGCAAGCCTTGGCGGACGGTGGCGCCGACATCGAGCGCGTCGTCATCGGGCATTTGGACAGGACGATTTTCGACATGGAACGGCTGCGCGCGGTCGCGGCGTCCGGTTGCTACCTCGAATGGGACCTATTCGGCAGCGAAGGGTCATACTACCCATTGGCGGACTTGGACATGCCAAGCGACGCGCAGAGGCTAGGCTACATCAAGCGTATGTGCGACGAAGGATACGCTACCAAGATTGTCGTAGGGCAGGACATTTGCACTAACCACCGGCTCGCGCGATACGGCGGTCATGGCTACGGACACATCTTGGAGAACATCGTCCCCAGGATGCGGCGCAAGGGCTTTGCGGAAGACGACATCGACGCGATAACGGTGCGCAATCCGGCCGATGTGCTGACTTTCGTGTAA
- a CDS encoding MFS transporter gives MLAQDAIRAPAAPATQTAAQPKTAPPAADAPRRRRGSRRDSILSSPIFETLQISDFRWIWVGSFISFMAMNMQMITRGWLVLRLENDSPLALVLVMVSFAAPMTIVSLVGGALADRFPKKNLVIISQTVNAVLTFILAMLDASGTIWFGAVLIIGVLNGSMMAINMPSRQALISDIVPETKLMNAVALNNSAMNLTRIVGPAVAGFLIIFIDTSGVFYLISFIYVFAVLSLFMVKTNTVQARKDAKKSVGKDIFEGLRYVWADMQLRGLIMMAFLPSLFGFTLFALLPVWAREALNVNSSDLGILMTMMGVGALIGTLGLAGVRGFNRRGMLLLGCGVTWGIALIALANSMIFPVAMPFLLIIGLISSVHMSLNMTLTQLIAAPEMRGRVMSIMMMTFGLMPIGALPFGTIAEYIGTANALTISGAMLSLLILAFAFAYPAFRRIE, from the coding sequence ATATTGGCACAGGACGCGATAAGGGCGCCAGCCGCACCTGCCACGCAGACGGCAGCGCAGCCAAAAACGGCTCCGCCTGCTGCCGATGCGCCACGCCGACGACGCGGTAGCCGCAGAGATTCGATACTGTCGTCGCCGATATTCGAGACGCTGCAGATTTCCGATTTCCGCTGGATATGGGTCGGGTCGTTCATCTCGTTTATGGCGATGAACATGCAGATGATAACGCGCGGCTGGCTGGTTCTGCGTCTGGAGAACGACTCGCCACTCGCGCTGGTTCTGGTCATGGTGTCGTTTGCCGCGCCTATGACGATAGTATCGCTGGTTGGCGGCGCGTTGGCCGACCGATTCCCCAAGAAGAATCTCGTTATCATCAGCCAGACCGTGAACGCCGTATTGACCTTTATTTTGGCAATGCTGGACGCGAGCGGCACAATATGGTTTGGCGCAGTGCTCATCATCGGCGTGCTAAACGGCTCGATGATGGCAATAAACATGCCTAGCCGTCAAGCGCTCATCTCGGACATCGTGCCGGAAACCAAGCTGATGAACGCCGTCGCACTCAACAATTCCGCGATGAACCTGACACGCATTGTCGGTCCGGCGGTGGCTGGCTTTCTCATCATATTCATCGACACATCGGGCGTGTTCTATCTCATTTCGTTCATCTACGTGTTTGCCGTGCTGTCTCTGTTCATGGTGAAGACGAACACCGTGCAGGCGCGGAAGGATGCGAAGAAGAGCGTAGGCAAGGACATATTCGAGGGACTGCGCTATGTGTGGGCAGACATGCAGCTGCGCGGGCTGATAATGATGGCGTTCCTGCCGTCGTTATTCGGCTTCACGCTATTCGCGCTGCTGCCCGTCTGGGCGCGCGAGGCGCTGAACGTCAACTCGTCCGACCTCGGCATCCTGATGACGATGATGGGCGTTGGCGCGCTAATCGGTACGCTTGGGCTGGCAGGAGTACGCGGGTTCAACAGGCGTGGCATGCTGCTTCTAGGCTGCGGCGTAACTTGGGGAATAGCGCTGATTGCTTTGGCAAACTCCATGATATTCCCGGTCGCCATGCCGTTCCTGCTCATAATCGGGCTGATAAGCAGCGTTCACATGTCGCTGAATATGACACTGACGCAGCTAATCGCCGCGCCGGAAATGCGCGGTCGCGTGATGAGCATCATGATGATGACATTCGGCTTAATGCCCATCGGCGCGCTCCCCTTCGGCACAATCGCCGAGTATATCGGCACCGCAAACGCGCTGACGATAAGCGGCGCGATGCTCTCGCTGCTGATACTCGCATTCGCATTCGCGTATCCGGCGTTCAGACGGATTGAATAG
- a CDS encoding CRTAC1 family protein has protein sequence MCRNIRQPFALIALIWAILGCSFIAPADEQSQPIVLSSSSESTAGNTPAAPTTQVTPFTNVASTALGGDFQLWNDRPGVAVFDYDRDGDLDFYVTSHGGEPNRLYRNDGDATFTDVAASSGVQATDSHSTGVVACDLNNDGFQDLYVGAWGNPDDGLGFRSQQQGNIDSLFLNNGNGGFRTITQSAFGDGVNVRSATGIACADVNGDGWLDIYVGNIMDNDFRTFSDYNHPGHYNVLYLNSGNLTFTEIAHAAGVAGPQITMINPDGTHVVHEHPVTGAKFEGYDPASVDDMGNRAGEPTGQTHAVAFFDYDDDGDPDLFVANDGDRMHLFRNDSTTDEVRFAPVARELGIDLAGSWMGFAVGDYDADADLDVFSTNIGFHPLLQEPVEEPRGNCEYVGRFRWGTCAHFLLRNDGGGKLLDVASVTDVAPSEWLPPESLDASVFNKAHHVPTGLAAYDFGFGTTFLDYDNDGYQDLYWFGSTLGRGEGPGGQVFPAAGRMLRGLGDGSFEDITVRVRLLDISRVNYEGLEDDDAAKDNPVLLKVRRIDTALHENGKGLAHGDLNGDGYTDLIATNSSGPIFSGPFDPMAGAAPTRDAPGPMFLWLNGGGDSNWLTLRLKGRMAIDGTGSNADAVGARVYVTTRPNGGGHPHVQVQEVIAGSSYLSMDSLELEFGLGGATVVDNIEIRWPSGVVQTLQNVAANQVMEIVEPQG, from the coding sequence ATGTGCAGGAACATCCGTCAACCCTTCGCCCTCATCGCCCTGATTTGGGCGATATTGGGCTGCTCTTTCATTGCGCCGGCCGATGAGCAGTCTCAACCAATTGTACTTTCATCTTCGTCTGAATCCACTGCCGGCAACACGCCCGCCGCGCCGACAACACAGGTCACGCCGTTCACTAATGTTGCGAGTACGGCGTTGGGCGGTGACTTTCAGCTTTGGAATGACCGGCCCGGAGTCGCCGTTTTCGATTACGACCGCGACGGCGATTTGGACTTCTATGTAACTTCGCACGGCGGCGAGCCGAATCGCCTTTACCGCAACGATGGCGATGCCACATTCACCGATGTTGCGGCGAGCTCGGGCGTTCAGGCGACCGACAGCCACAGCACCGGCGTCGTCGCATGCGACCTGAACAATGACGGCTTTCAAGACTTGTATGTCGGCGCTTGGGGCAATCCGGACGACGGCTTGGGCTTTCGCTCGCAGCAGCAGGGCAACATCGACAGCTTGTTTCTTAACAATGGCAATGGCGGATTCCGTACCATCACGCAGTCGGCGTTCGGTGATGGCGTGAATGTGCGCTCTGCGACTGGCATCGCTTGCGCGGATGTCAACGGCGACGGCTGGCTTGACATCTATGTTGGCAACATCATGGATAACGATTTTCGCACATTTTCCGATTATAACCATCCTGGGCACTACAATGTTCTCTACTTGAACAGCGGCAACCTGACATTCACCGAAATCGCGCATGCCGCGGGCGTCGCCGGTCCGCAGATAACGATGATTAACCCGGACGGCACGCATGTCGTCCATGAACATCCTGTAACGGGCGCAAAGTTCGAGGGCTACGATCCCGCGAGCGTGGACGACATGGGCAACCGCGCAGGCGAGCCAACGGGTCAGACGCACGCCGTCGCGTTCTTCGACTACGACGATGACGGCGACCCAGACCTGTTCGTCGCCAACGACGGCGACCGTATGCACCTGTTCCGCAACGATTCGACGACGGACGAAGTGCGATTCGCGCCTGTCGCGCGGGAACTGGGCATTGACCTCGCAGGCTCATGGATGGGCTTTGCGGTTGGCGACTACGATGCCGACGCCGATCTTGATGTGTTTTCCACGAACATCGGCTTTCACCCGCTTCTGCAGGAGCCGGTCGAAGAACCGCGCGGCAACTGCGAGTATGTTGGCAGATTTCGCTGGGGCACCTGCGCGCACTTCCTGCTGCGAAACGACGGCGGCGGCAAACTGCTGGATGTCGCGTCCGTTACCGATGTCGCGCCGAGCGAATGGCTGCCACCGGAGTCGCTTGATGCGTCTGTGTTCAACAAGGCACACCATGTTCCGACCGGTCTCGCCGCGTACGATTTCGGCTTCGGGACGACATTCCTCGACTACGACAACGATGGCTATCAGGACTTGTACTGGTTCGGTTCGACGCTCGGCAGAGGCGAGGGACCGGGCGGGCAGGTCTTTCCGGCGGCGGGGCGAATGCTGCGCGGTCTTGGCGACGGCTCGTTTGAAGACATTACCGTTCGCGTGCGCCTGCTCGACATTTCGCGCGTGAACTACGAAGGCTTGGAGGACGACGATGCGGCGAAGGACAACCCGGTGCTGCTTAAGGTCCGCCGCATCGACACCGCTCTGCACGAGAATGGCAAGGGGCTGGCGCACGGTGACCTGAACGGCGACGGTTACACCGACCTTATCGCGACGAATAGCAGCGGGCCGATATTCTCCGGTCCATTCGACCCGATGGCAGGCGCGGCGCCAACACGAGATGCGCCGGGGCCGATGTTCCTGTGGTTAAACGGCGGCGGCGACAGCAATTGGCTGACGCTGCGGCTGAAGGGGCGCATGGCAATCGATGGCACGGGCAGCAACGCGGATGCGGTCGGCGCGCGCGTGTATGTTACGACACGTCCTAATGGCGGAGGGCATCCTCACGTCCAAGTGCAAGAAGTCATCGCCGGTTCCAGCTACCTGTCAATGGACAGCCTTGAGTTGGAGTTTGGGCTTGGGGGTGCGACTGTTGTGGACAATATCGAGATACGCTGGCCTAGCGGCGTTGTGCAGACATTGCAGAATGTAGCTGCCAATCAGGTGATGGAGATTGTTGAGCCGCAGGGATAG
- a CDS encoding ABC transporter permease: MARYALQRLLAMFPVLLVVAVVTFSLIHITPGDPVALMAGDEATPEQKEAIRKDMGLDKPIYEQLVIYFADILRGDLGESIFSKFKVTELIKQRLEPTLFIALFSQLVAIVIAIPLGILAAWKANTWIDRVVMVIAVLGLAIPSFWLGANLIWVFSVKLHWFPAIGYVPITEGIVPWIKSITLPSISVGFISAALIARMTRASMLEVLREDYVRTARAKGLGETVVLLRHAFKNASIPVVTIIGIGIAGLVSGLVVTEAIFAIPGVGRLIVDAVTRRDYPVIQGVILMVTVAYVLINLIVDLIYGYLDPRIRY; encoded by the coding sequence GTGGCACGCTACGCGCTGCAACGACTACTGGCAATGTTCCCCGTACTGCTAGTGGTGGCGGTTGTTACATTCTCGCTGATTCACATCACGCCCGGCGATCCCGTGGCGCTAATGGCGGGCGACGAAGCGACGCCGGAGCAAAAAGAGGCGATCCGCAAGGACATGGGCTTGGACAAGCCCATATACGAGCAGCTGGTTATTTACTTCGCGGACATTCTTCGGGGCGACTTGGGCGAATCCATATTCAGCAAGTTCAAGGTGACCGAGCTAATCAAGCAACGGCTCGAACCAACCCTGTTCATCGCGCTGTTCTCGCAGCTGGTGGCAATCGTCATCGCCATACCGCTGGGCATACTCGCGGCGTGGAAGGCGAACACGTGGATCGACCGCGTGGTGATGGTCATCGCCGTGCTGGGGCTTGCGATACCGTCGTTCTGGCTTGGCGCGAACCTGATTTGGGTGTTCTCGGTCAAACTGCACTGGTTCCCCGCGATCGGCTATGTGCCAATCACTGAGGGGATCGTGCCGTGGATAAAGTCCATCACGCTGCCGTCCATATCGGTTGGGTTCATATCGGCGGCGCTTATAGCGCGAATGACGCGCGCCAGCATGCTCGAAGTGCTGCGCGAAGACTACGTGCGAACGGCGCGCGCCAAAGGATTGGGCGAGACCGTCGTACTGCTACGCCATGCGTTCAAGAACGCCTCTATTCCAGTTGTAACGATTATCGGCATCGGCATCGCGGGCCTAGTGTCCGGCCTTGTCGTAACAGAGGCGATATTCGCCATTCCGGGCGTCGGGCGGCTGATTGTGGACGCAGTTACGCGCCGCGACTACCCCGTGATTCAAGGCGTCATACTGATGGTTACCGTCGCGTATGTGCTAATCAACCTCATAGTTGACCTAATCTACGGCTACCTCGACCCGAGGATACGATACTGA